The Pochonia chlamydosporia 170 chromosome 3, whole genome shotgun sequence genome contains the following window.
TATGAGTTTAGTCCGTCGAAAGTTGCTGGTAGTATGCCGCCTCAAAGCAGTAGCCCACCGCGTGCTAGTAAATCGCCACCGAGTAGCCCCTCTAAGCCCCAGAGGCTGCCAGCCGTAGAAGGTACCAAGCAAGAAAGCGACGAACCAGACGATGTTGAAGAGGGCCAAGGATTCGATTTGACAAAGTAAGACAAATTCTCCGTCTTGTTTCCTGCTGATTTCCCCATGAGGGCTGTACGATTTTGGTCACCACACGGTCAGCGCTAACACAAAAAAACTCGGCGTAGGGGTTTCCAAAGCATCGGCTCGTATCATGCACCAGTTGGCAGGGGATTGTCTGTTGCTAACGCTTCGCCTGGAAATTCATGACCCAGGCAGACCCTAGGAGACAACATCAATCTAATAGACACTTCTATGTGGTcttgatgcagcttgacCGAGTCTTCATAACTGAAGGAAAAACAAACTGAGCCGGCATGTACCTGAAAAGCTATTCTCGGACCCCATACTCTCTCCTTGACGCGAATGCTGTGTCAATGCATGCTTGCAGCTTCCCTCTTCTAACACATGCTGTAAGCTACTTGGCTGCGTACGGAATGAGTAGGGTTCGATGTGAACCCACAGGAAAACCGCGATCGCTTCCCAGCATACAGAGGTCTAAACAGTGTCACTTCTGCGGCGCGGGGAAGTAGGATTAACCAAATATGCCCTTTGATGTCATAAAGGTACTGCCTTGGACAAAACCAACATGGTTGAATCTGAGTTGAGATGATATTATGGCCACTACCCACAGAACCTGATGGGTTGGGATGCTACATGTATATAGTACACTTGATGAAGCGACGCCAATTGTTGTACATTGGGTTATTAGACCCTTTTGGTCCCATTCCCACAATCCATATATACCAAGTACTTGTCTGCACCCGTATAACCAACCCAACTATGCCTCCCATGGATAGATGCTTCCTGAAAATTTCCACCTGTCGCCTGTGGGGATATTGTCGATGCTACCTCGCTTATATCATTCTATGTCAATCAATATACTTCCGCCCCGTGAATTAATGCCACAGAATTCTCTCCCACTTTCGGAAACAGACCCAGCTTGTTTATCAAGGAAAGACTTGGGCTAGGTGGTGGAGGACTGGCCCCTCCGCTTTGGGTTTCCTCGACCAGGCTGTTTCTTGGAGGATTTGGACTTTTGTTCCCCTCCTTCGATGAATTTGATGAGTTCATCTATACTTCGTGAATCGATTTGTGACGACTGAGCCAGACGCTGTGACCCAGGGACCTGTTGTTGGGCGGGAGGCACAGTAGCTGGAAAGCGTATACCAGATCGAAAACGTCGGGATTCGACGTCCTTGGCATGCTTGGCGATTGATACGGCATTCTGGGTCAGCTGCTCGAGCCAGCTTTCAGCCTCTTTCGTGTTCTTATCCTCTGGTCCAAGTTCGTTGAGGAAGATATTGTACGACTCACGCATGCGGTTCACCGCGCCTTTTGAGTCGTGGTCTAAAGCAAGAGCTTGTGCCAGCTGGAATAACAACGTGGCCGAGTTGATCGATTGTTTGCCAAACACAGATTCACACACACGAAGCGACTCTTCAAACCAAAGTCTTGACTCATGATAttgcttcaaatgttgaagcaTAACCGCCGCGTTGTTGATTGTTGTGATGGAGTCAGGGTGGCCGGGTCCATAGATGATTTTCCAAAGCATCAACGCGTGTTTCGAGTAAACCAAGGCTCCCCGGCTATCTCCCACTTGATGCAAAAACAGACTCAAGTTAAGATAGTTGAGCAGTGTCTCAGCAGAGTCAAGTCCAACAGTTCGTTCAGCGACGACAATAGCCTTTCTTGCCAACTCTACAGCCGCCTCCTTATCATCCAGCTGGTAGTACAACATCGACAAGCTGTTGTATACCCTGGCAACTTCCGGGTGAAGAATGCCGTAAATCTGCTCATGAAGTGACAGCGACTCAAGAAGAAGTTCTTGACCCAACTTTTTCTGATTTTGAATTATAGAGAGACGTCCAGCTTCGAGTGCTTCCTCTGCTAATGCGCTTCGGGGCGCAGAGTGCTTGACAATGGGGACGACATCAACCACGTCGTCAGGAGAAAATGTCAAATTCAAAGCCGCAGGTGCAGCTGTAACAGGTGATGCTTCCCggcccttcttcttcttcttcttatccttcGACTCTCCATTTTGCTGTCCGTTTGTCTGGCTTGAAGCGCTGTCCACATTTTGTGGCGCGAGCGGCGCCCCCTGGTCGAAAGTGTAGTCCTTTGCCTGTACCTGAATACCAAGCTTCAGGCAGAGCTCACGTAATAACTGAACCTTGCGCTTTGTATCGAACCaattcttctccaacttgtaTCTGAAGCGCTTAAGCACTTGCTGTTCTATGCTGGCCCGAAGGCTTTCAGGAGTAACCAGCTCAAAAGACAAGTCTGCGTCGGGATACAGAGATTTGAACAAGAGGTCAACTTCCGCTTTGGGCTTCGCATTAAACTCATACCCAAGCAAACAATTCAGAAGGTGTGATATACAGGCTGTGGTGAAAGGAACGGGGAGGGCTCGCAAATAAATCGAGGCGACATGCTTGAACGAACGCGCTATCATGTCCTGAATGCAAATTTCCCGGAGACAACGTAGTCTCTCCCCCTTGGCCTGAGATGCTACGGTTCCGAGATACCGAACATTAATGCCTCGCTTATGCAGTAATCGACTTAGTGACTGGCCGTCCATGGGGAAGCTAATGTCAGAGTCGGAGAGCTCTCGTAATAGATCAGGAATGACGTGGTTTCGTAAAAAGTTTCCGGCTTCCCGCACCtctttctcgtcttcctctAGTTGCACCTTCTCCCCATCTGACTGAGGCGTTTGGCCGCTGAAAGCATCTGGATTGAGCGAAAATTTGAAGTCAGAGAGATCGAGTTGTGCTTTGGAAAGTTCTTCACCGGAAGCTCCCTTGGTATCACCGTTGGCCTCATCAGTGATTTCCCCTGCCttctcttggctgtggcgagCAAGCTCAGTATCAACCCATTGCTTCATTTTGAAGCGAGCGAAGGAGTCAACAAGCTCAGGACGAAGAACGGTCATACGATGTGGATAAGTCGTTGAATGACCCTCCTCAGATTTTGGCCTCGATTCCTCAAGCCAGTTGATATCATAAGGCGTGATTCGATAAAGATCCAAGACATACTTTCGTCCATCAGTTCCCATAAGGCCCTTTGTCTCGATACTGGCTTCCAGGTCGAAGCGATTCCCGTCCTTATCCCAGACTGGATGCTTTTTAACCTTGAGTGATTTTGACAGCTGTGCAAATGGCGCAGCAAATCGCTCATCAGCTGCAACAATgtccttgccatcaactgCACCATAGTCGATCTGATTTTCTCCCGGCTCACGTTGTTTGAAAATACCAGGCACAATACTCTGGCCAACAATTCGCTTACCTAAGTAGTCGACAACAACGGTAGCCGGAGCAAATAAACCATCGATATCAAGCTGATTGACAAGTCTCACACCAGAAACGTCTTTTCCGGTCGCGACTCTGGCGGCCTCATCGCCACCCTCAGACGTAAATGTCCCAACACCGTCAGCCccaaaggaaaagaagataTTGTTGTACACAAATATCTGAGCCTCTCTATCTTCGGTAGGGTTCAGCGGTGCAATTTCCCCCCTGGCTACCATCACAGCGCCTCTAGTGGCAGCGTCATTGTAATCCGCGAAAAGCTTCGACATCAATCTTTCACGGAACACTCGGTCTTGCACCGTCTCCTTGGGCAGTTCTTTAGCAGACTGGAACTCTTCGTTCCAGTCACGCAACGTGTCTGTATTCTCAACTCCTGAGAGCAGCAAGGTTTCTTGTGGGCGAGTGGGGTCCGCGACATGGGCACAAATAGTTGAGGCCGGAGAAGGCACTGCCCATGGTGCTGATGGGATAGCATTAGTTATTTGGAACGTCGCCAGAGGGTCTCGTTGATTATTATACTCCTGCAATTGTTGGAATGCCTCagcaaaagaaggagaaatAAGGGAAATAAGTTCTAGAAGAGAGTGCGCGGAGTGTCCTTTCGGTGCTGCCCGCGGAAACGGGTCAAACTTGGCGTTTGACGACTTGTTCACGAAGAAACCCGACACATGAGACGTTATCTGGAATTGCTCTCCCTCATTTGTAGTGACAACAACGTACAAGAGGTGGCCACGTTGTCTCAGGTGACATGGTGGAGGATTCCACGACGAAAGAGCAACGGATTTGACAGTTTTTGGCCCCGGCTCAAATGAGTTGGGCACGAGGTTATTCAAGGACGCAGCCGACTGGAAATCGTAGTCTTTCAAAGGCGAAGCCTCTTGAACGGTGTCAGCATTCGCCTGCAGCTGTCGAGAAACGCTTTCAAACAGAGAAAGCCCAGGCAAAACTCCTTGGTAGATGTCCGCCCGGTCTCCCGCAGCACCAATGAGCTCCCGAATTCTCACAAGATGGATTCGTGCTTCCTTTTCTGTATAGGGGTCTTCTATTAATCGGAACTCGGGTTCGGAATCAAGGTCGGGAATTTCTGCAATTGGGATGAAATCGTTGACTTTGCTACCGCGATACTCGAGATGAAAACAGGTGTAGCGAAATGCCGCAGGTAAGTCGATAATGGATTGTCGAACTTCGTGAACCTGCTCCTGAGACGAGACCTGGACTCCTTTGTTACCAACAAGAAATGTACCCCACAGACAGAAAGCTCACCATGATTTGCATCTTCTTGGCATTTGGATCAGGAAATGCAATAGTTAAGTTTATTAAGGCTGGGTAATTACATCAATTAGAAATGTTTCGGTGCATTGGTCTTCCAGACAGATGGATTCTTACCTTCAGAAGCATTGTCAGGTTCAGCGTCTGCATCGGGATCAGCAGCGCCAGCCAGATTGTTGACCGGATCCTTGATGCCTTCTGTGACAATAGCGAGATTTGGTCAGTTAGACCCCTTGATCTGGTTCGCCCAGGAGTGACTAGAACATAATGGAGGAGTAACGCACCTTCACCACTAGCCACATGGGCTTGGGAAACCTCTTGTGCAGCAGCCATGGTTCAACAGCGAGGATGATAGGAAAGAGAGTGGGAAACTAGAATACAAAGTTGTACAGGTGACAGAAAAGCCCCAGACATGAAGCATTCGCTGGCATGAACTGGACAGGAGAAAAGGGGATTTCAGAATGCCGAACGTTCAAGAAGGTTTTCAAGAGGCCCCATCTGACGTTGAGAAGGGAAAAAATTTGGACGAATTGCTCTCACGGCAATGTCCCGGCACACCAGGCCAGAATGTGTCAGTACCTTGAAGGTACATAATATCATTCGCAGCTATCTAGTTTACCCAAGTACCCATATAGTACTTAATTTTCTTCATGCCACAGACCCCGGAATACTGCCTCAACCACTAATCCAGAATAGGACGAAAGTAAACAAGTCAAGCATTGCATCTTTGGTTTGCAAAGGAACAGTACATCACGACAATGTTGACAAAAGCCGAAAATCGATGACAGCCCACAAAATTCGTGATAGTAAGCTGGGTCGTTTTGGGTGTGAGAGTGCCTCTCATTTGGGTGGGCTGTAAGGAGCACAAGACACTTTATCTGCCCTTCGATTGATGGCAGGGCATCAGCAACGTGTGGATACTGCGATGAAGACAAGAAGGAATCGGATTGGGCCATCCTTTCCAGTGGAAAGAAAATTGATGTGCTTTGGTCTATCCTGTGTCTTACTAACTTTCTTTGAGCTTCCTACAGtaggttcaatgttgcttcgtAGTTATAAATGCGGTTGAGGGCGCCACTGTCGGAGTTGCAAGATATGGTACGCTCATATGCATCTAGTGAGGCACCACGAGGCGTTGTCTCGTGCACCCAGCCTTGCGGGCTGCTGACATCCAGCTAAAACCGTGGCGCATTCCATTACCCTCGAAATCGCCGACTTCGAACGTTGGCTTCCAAGTCAACGTCAAAGTTCGCCGTCGGCAAAAATTGAGTCTTTTCTTTATCGCAGACCAATACGCCACTGCCTCGCATCACGTAAAGCAGCGTTTTGCTCACCAAGGGTTGCCGAGACCGAGGACATAGCCAGAACCCTCAAACTACGATCCACAACACTCCAGGGCAACCACCAATCAGTATGGCTTCTAGAGCTGCAGTTCCCTTCTTGGTAGCCATGATGCTGCTAACAGGAGTGTGCAATACACTTTTGACCAAGTATCAGGTGATTATTCTGCTCAAATTGGAGGACATGCCCCATCGCCAGCCCTTGGCCCTCTAGTACAATGTGGTTTCTGATCTGTTTCGCAGGACAACCAGTGTGTACGGAATTGCAATGGGAAACGACCCAAACTATTTGAGCAACCGGTGCTTCAAACAGCTCAGATGTTTGTGGGCGAGATGGGATGCTGGCTCGTTgtggcaatgatggcacTGTATCGACGTCTCGCTTCCCAGCCATCCCCACAAGACCGCGGATACGAAGCGGTTGGCAGCACTGATGCCGCGAACGACGATAGTGGCGACAGGCCCAAGCCagatggcgaggaagagTCTGTACTTCGAGGCATCCGCGTCATGCTCCTCGCACTACCGGCTATTTGCGACATTTGCGGCACTACACTCATGAATGCCGGCTTACTTCTAGTCGCCGCATCCATCTACCAGATGACGAGAGGCGCCCTAGTCCTGTTCGTTGGTCTCTTCAGCGTAATGTTTCTCAGGAGGCGCCTTCACCTATTCCAGTGGCTGTCCCTCGTGGGCGTCGTTTTGGGTGTCGCCGTTGTTGGCTTAGCTGGCGCTATCTGGCCCGATGAGAAACAGGTATCTCGGAGTAGTATCAACTCTGTCATTGACGAGGTTTCGGAGGGGGGGCTTTCAGACGCTGCCAGGGCTATAATTGGGGTACTTCTGATTGCTGGCGCTCAAATTTTTACAGCAACCCAATTTGTGTTGGAGGAATGGATGCTCGAGAATTCCACCATTGCGCCGATCAAGGTTGTCGGGTGGGAAGGTATTTTTGGCTTCTCGGTCACGCTTGCAGTCATGATTATCATgcatttgt
Protein-coding sequences here:
- a CDS encoding TIF31 protein (similar to Coccidioides immitis RS XP_001244321.1), translating into MAAAQEVSQAHVASGEEGIKDPVNNLAGAADPDADAEPDNASEALINLTIAFPDPNAKKMQIMVSSQEQVHEVRQSIIDLPAAFRYTCFHLEYRGSKVNDFIPIAEIPDLDSEPEFRLIEDPYTEKEARIHLVRIRELIGAAGDRADIYQGVLPGLSLFESVSRQLQANADTVQEASPLKDYDFQSAASLNNLVPNSFEPGPKTVKSVALSSWNPPPCHLRQRGHLLYVVVTTNEGEQFQITSHVSGFFVNKSSNAKFDPFPRAAPKGHSAHSLLELISLISPSFAEAFQQLQEYNNQRDPLATFQITNAIPSAPWAVPSPASTICAHVADPTRPQETLLLSGVENTDTLRDWNEEFQSAKELPKETVQDRVFRERLMSKLFADYNDAATRGAVMVARGEIAPLNPTEDREAQIFVYNNIFFSFGADGVGTFTSEGGDEAARVATGKDVSGVRLVNQLDIDGLFAPATVVVDYLGKRIVGQSIVPGIFKQREPGENQIDYGAVDGKDIVAADERFAAPFAQLSKSLKVKKHPVWDKDGNRFDLEASIETKGLMGTDGRKYVLDLYRITPYDINWLEESRPKSEEGHSTTYPHRMTVLRPELVDSFARFKMKQWVDTELARHSQEKAGEITDEANGDTKGASGEELSKAQLDLSDFKFSLNPDAFSGQTPQSDGEKVQLEEDEKEVREAGNFLRNHVIPDLLRELSDSDISFPMDGQSLSRLLHKRGINVRYLGTVASQAKGERLRCLREICIQDMIARSFKHVASIYLRALPVPFTTACISHLLNCLLGYEFNAKPKAEVDLLFKSLYPDADLSFELVTPESLRASIEQQVLKRFRYKLEKNWFDTKRKVQLLRELCLKLGIQVQAKDYTFDQGAPLAPQNVDSASSQTNGQQNGESKDKKKKKKGREASPVTAAPAALNLTFSPDDVVDVVPIVKHSAPRSALAEEALEAGRLSIIQNQKKLGQELLLESLSLHEQIYGILHPEVARVYNSLSMLYYQLDDKEAAVELARKAIVVAERTVGLDSAETLLNYLNLSLFLHQVGDSRGALVYSKHALMLWKIIYGPGHPDSITTINNAAVMLQHLKQYHESRLWFEESLRVCESVFGKQSINSATLLFQLAQALALDHDSKGAVNRMRESYNIFLNELGPEDKNTKEAESWLEQLTQNAVSIAKHAKDVESRRFRSGIRFPATVPPAQQQVPGSQRLAQSSQIDSRSIDELIKFIEGGEQKSKSSKKQPGRGNPKRRGQSSTT
- a CDS encoding nucleotide-sugar transporter (similar to Metarhizium robertsii ARSEF 23 XP_007819817.2); translation: MALYRRLASQPSPQDRGYEAVGSTDAANDDSGDRPKPDGEEESVLRGIRVMLLALPAICDICGTTLMNAGLLLVAASIYQMTRGALVLFVGLFSVMFLRRRLHLFQWLSLVGVVLGVAVVGLAGAIWPDEKQVSRSSINSVIDEVSEGGLSDAARAIIGVLLIAGAQIFTATQFVLEEWMLENSTIAPIKVVGWEGIFGFSVTLAVMIIMHLLVGRTEAGRYGPFDMVEGLRQLCQPKIWVSSILIMISIGGFNFFGLSVTRSVSATSRSTIDTCRTLFIWIVSLGLGWESFKFLQIVGFALLVYSTFVFNGIVQPPLDSLRVEGEVEELLPEEPIEHQ